A single region of the Pseudomonas sp. GGS8 genome encodes:
- a CDS encoding type I secretion system permease/ATPase, producing MESEVSRVQLIHDPRALHDDPLLDGLLALCTLHQKPASAAMLTTGLPLPKQRLSVELLPRAAARAGLQGRVLQRKLEQIPAIAMPALLLLKDGRSAVLLGWHGEDQARLLLSESDGGEVCVSRELLADDYSGKVFFAQPQHKFDINHGTLIPRARSWFRDTLKRSRWLYADAIAASFLINIIAMAAPLFVMNVYDRVVPNQAESTLWVLAIGITGAYVFDLILKSLRSLCLDLAGKKTDLIISATLFERIVGMAMKYRPARVGSFAQNIHEFQSLRDFLASLTLTSLIDLPFTLLIFLVIAILGGHLVWIPVLAFPIALLIGYALQKPLVATMERTMALGAERQSSLIETLAGLDAVKVNNAESERQYQWEQTIGTLSRLELRVKMLSGLAMNITLLIQQLAGVIMIVFGVYQIIAGNLSMGGLIACYMLSGRALSPLASLSGLLTRYQQARVTMTSVDQMMELPQERNFDERPLSRKVLQGAIECRQLTFTYPNQQNPALKGINLIIKPGEKIGIIGRSGSGKSSLAKLLVGLYQPDDGALLVDGVDIRQIDVSELRHNIGYVPQDIQLLAGTLRDNLVSGARYVEDELVLQAAELAGVHEFARLHPQGYELQVGERGQNLSGGQRQNVALARALLLNPPILLLDEPTSAMDNTGEERLKQRLAAVVENKTVVLVTHRASLLSLVDRLLVIDRGQILADGPKAAVMEALKKGQISVA from the coding sequence GTGGAATCAGAAGTCAGTCGAGTTCAACTCATTCATGATCCACGCGCGCTGCATGACGATCCATTGCTGGACGGTCTGCTAGCCCTTTGCACGTTGCACCAGAAGCCGGCCAGCGCGGCAATGCTGACCACCGGCCTGCCGTTGCCCAAGCAGCGTCTGAGTGTCGAGCTGCTGCCCCGCGCAGCTGCTCGCGCCGGGCTGCAGGGGCGGGTGCTGCAACGCAAGCTGGAGCAGATTCCGGCGATTGCCATGCCGGCGCTGTTGCTGCTCAAAGACGGGCGCAGCGCGGTGCTGCTCGGCTGGCACGGTGAAGACCAGGCCCGCTTGCTGCTTAGCGAAAGCGATGGTGGCGAAGTCTGCGTCAGTCGTGAACTGCTCGCCGACGACTACAGCGGCAAAGTGTTCTTCGCCCAACCCCAACACAAATTCGACATTAACCACGGCACGCTGATCCCGCGCGCGCGTTCGTGGTTTCGCGACACCCTCAAGCGTTCGCGCTGGCTGTACGCCGACGCCATCGCCGCCAGTTTTTTGATCAACATCATCGCCATGGCCGCGCCGCTGTTCGTGATGAATGTCTACGACCGCGTGGTGCCGAACCAGGCTGAATCGACCCTTTGGGTGCTGGCCATCGGCATCACCGGCGCTTATGTGTTCGACCTGATTCTCAAGAGCCTGCGCAGCCTGTGCCTGGACCTGGCCGGCAAGAAAACCGACCTGATCATTTCAGCGACGCTGTTCGAGCGCATCGTCGGCATGGCCATGAAGTACCGTCCGGCGCGAGTCGGCAGCTTCGCCCAGAACATCCATGAGTTTCAGAGCCTGCGCGATTTCCTTGCGTCGCTGACCCTCACCAGCCTGATCGACCTGCCGTTTACGTTGTTGATCTTCCTGGTCATCGCGATCCTCGGCGGGCATCTGGTGTGGATTCCGGTGCTGGCATTCCCGATTGCACTGCTGATCGGTTATGCCTTGCAGAAGCCGCTGGTGGCGACCATGGAACGAACCATGGCCCTGGGCGCCGAGCGCCAGTCGAGCCTGATCGAAACCCTCGCCGGTCTTGATGCGGTCAAGGTCAACAATGCCGAAAGCGAACGTCAGTATCAGTGGGAGCAGACCATCGGCACCCTCAGCCGCCTCGAGCTGCGGGTGAAGATGCTGTCCGGTCTGGCGATGAACATCACCTTGCTGATCCAGCAACTGGCCGGGGTGATCATGATCGTCTTCGGCGTGTACCAGATCATTGCCGGCAACCTGAGTATGGGCGGTTTGATCGCCTGCTACATGCTCAGCGGTCGTGCCCTCAGCCCGTTGGCCTCGCTGTCCGGTCTGCTGACCCGCTATCAACAAGCCCGGGTGACCATGACCTCGGTCGATCAGATGATGGAGCTGCCTCAGGAGCGCAATTTCGACGAGCGTCCGCTGAGCCGCAAGGTCCTGCAAGGCGCCATTGAATGCCGTCAACTGACCTTCACCTATCCGAATCAGCAGAACCCCGCGCTGAAGGGCATCAACCTGATCATCAAGCCGGGCGAGAAGATCGGCATCATCGGCCGCAGCGGCTCGGGCAAAAGCTCCCTGGCCAAACTGCTGGTGGGCCTCTATCAGCCAGACGACGGCGCGCTGCTGGTGGATGGTGTGGATATCCGGCAGATCGACGTCAGTGAGCTGCGCCACAACATCGGCTACGTGCCCCAGGACATCCAGTTGCTCGCCGGTACGTTGCGCGACAACCTGGTGTCGGGCGCGCGCTATGTCGAAGACGAACTGGTGCTGCAAGCCGCGGAACTGGCCGGTGTCCACGAATTCGCCCGCCTGCACCCGCAAGGTTATGAACTGCAAGTCGGTGAGCGTGGGCAGAACCTGTCCGGCGGTCAGCGTCAGAATGTCGCCCTGGCCCGAGCGCTACTGCTCAATCCGCCGATCCTGTTGCTGGACGAACCCACCAGCGCCATGGACAACACTGGCGAAGAGCGTCTGAAACAACGCCTCGCTGCCGTGGTGGAAAACAAGACCGTGGTGCTGGTGACGCACCGGGCTTCGCTGTTGTCGCTGGTGGATCGCCTGCTGGTGATCGACCGTGGGCAGATTCTCGCCGATGGCCCGAAAGCCGCCGTGATGGAAGCGTTGAAAAAGGGGCAGATCAGTGTTGCTTAA
- a CDS encoding TolC family outer membrane protein, giving the protein MRLHLFKVLPFAFAASVVQAQTLPQAMQQALDVHPEIQAAVNSRLAADYQLKAAKGGYLPKVDLLGGYGREGTDSVTTRAAGNSNHWETLNRSESSLRLSQMVFDGFATSSEVGRQQATVNSRAYSLLGTSERTALTVAQVYLDVLTRREFVRLAEDNLKNHERIFDQIKLRTQRGVGSGADLDQAEARMAQARNNLITEQTNLADAETNFLSAVGQMPDQLERPADFMALLPANLNEARAQMLENSPILRSAESDIAAAEKQYEAAKSSFYPRFDAELGRTADNDLDGQNGHNNEWQAMLRMRFNLFAGGSNKADLESKSYLSNQALDIRNNALRVLNEELGLAWNALNNANAQVPIAQQYVDRSASVRGAYQKQFSLGERTLLDLLDSENELFTASRRLVEIKNIQLFTQYRIKATMGELLKSQGVVAPLASVVQNDVKPKVQLPGMN; this is encoded by the coding sequence ATGCGTTTGCACCTGTTCAAGGTTCTACCCTTCGCCTTTGCCGCCAGCGTTGTTCAGGCGCAAACCCTTCCGCAGGCCATGCAACAGGCACTGGATGTCCACCCGGAAATCCAGGCAGCGGTCAACAGTCGGCTGGCCGCGGATTATCAATTAAAGGCTGCCAAAGGTGGATACCTGCCAAAGGTCGATCTGCTGGGCGGTTATGGCCGTGAAGGCACCGACAGCGTTACCACCCGTGCCGCTGGCAACAGCAACCACTGGGAAACGCTGAACCGTAGCGAGTCAAGTTTACGTCTGTCGCAGATGGTTTTTGACGGTTTTGCGACGTCCAGCGAAGTAGGGCGTCAACAAGCCACCGTTAACTCCCGTGCTTATTCCTTGCTGGGCACCTCGGAGCGGACCGCGCTGACTGTCGCTCAGGTCTATCTCGACGTGCTGACGCGCCGCGAATTCGTGCGCCTGGCCGAAGACAACCTGAAAAACCATGAACGGATTTTTGACCAGATCAAGTTGCGCACCCAGCGCGGCGTGGGCAGCGGCGCCGACCTCGATCAGGCCGAAGCGCGTATGGCCCAGGCCCGCAACAACCTGATTACCGAGCAGACCAACCTGGCTGACGCCGAGACCAACTTCCTCAGCGCCGTCGGCCAGATGCCCGATCAACTGGAGCGGCCTGCCGATTTCATGGCGCTGTTGCCGGCCAACCTGAATGAAGCACGGGCGCAGATGCTGGAAAACAGCCCGATCCTGCGTTCCGCCGAATCCGATATCGCTGCTGCCGAGAAACAGTACGAAGCCGCCAAGTCGAGCTTCTATCCACGCTTCGATGCTGAGCTGGGCCGCACCGCCGACAACGACCTTGATGGTCAGAATGGGCACAACAATGAATGGCAGGCCATGTTGCGCATGCGTTTCAATTTGTTTGCCGGTGGCAGCAACAAAGCCGATCTGGAATCCAAGTCCTACCTGTCGAACCAGGCGCTGGATATTCGCAACAACGCCCTGCGCGTGCTGAACGAAGAACTGGGCCTGGCCTGGAATGCCTTGAACAACGCCAACGCCCAGGTGCCGATCGCCCAGCAATATGTCGATCGCAGTGCCAGCGTGCGTGGCGCGTATCAGAAGCAGTTCAGCCTCGGCGAGCGGACACTGCTCGACCTGCTCGACAGTGAAAACGAGCTGTTCACCGCTTCCCGTCGGCTGGTCGAGATCAAAAACATTCAGTTATTTACTCAGTACCGAATCAAGGCGACCATGGGCGAATTGCTCAAAAGTCAGGGCGTAGTCGCACCGTTGGCATCCGTTGTGCAAAATGACGTGAAGCCCAAGGTCCAGCTGCCTGGGATGAATTGA